The Micromonospora sp. NBC_01740 genome includes a window with the following:
- a CDS encoding helix-turn-helix domain-containing protein: protein MTMSDRVDWNDLRDRRMAEPGATEAYEATRIAFALGQEVRHLREHKGWSQSQLARSAGMTQSAVARFEAGGTVPTLPVLERLARALNRKLDVRFAPKADAV from the coding sequence ATGACGATGAGTGACCGCGTCGACTGGAATGACCTGCGTGATCGCCGAATGGCGGAGCCCGGAGCCACCGAGGCGTACGAGGCGACGCGCATCGCCTTCGCGCTCGGGCAGGAGGTGCGGCACCTGCGGGAACACAAGGGCTGGAGCCAGAGCCAGTTGGCGAGGTCCGCCGGCATGACCCAGTCCGCCGTGGCCCGGTTCGAGGCAGGCGGCACCGTGCCGACCCTGCCGGTACTGGAGCGCCTCGCACGGGCGCTCAACAGGAAGCTGGACGTCAGGTTCGCTCCGAAGGCCGACGCCGTTTGA
- a CDS encoding MarR family transcriptional regulator, with product MWQALTEAGVTLVPRGVDRVELSYAGARALLTVVSSPTPLSPSNIASLTSRHPERCLIVVPAASPAVRQAVDEADWSWLVDTGQQVTGTVRVNGVKVVLRSPPQAATRPAKRGPVPWGTLTLVRRMLQRPYASQRELAALAGVSQPRVSQALNVLADQELVRRTPNGWVVRDIDEAIRWWLESYPGPGGISTRWYGMASAVEQARTVVALVGATDPTAVVVSGDVGADVIAPWRAPIRAVLYGRTGANLEDAGLVPAGGDEATLEFNVPRDPGLWQPSGSATPVTNSLPLADPLQILWDVRRSPGPDSEEAAHRVWDVLRRRHRDRRDVA from the coding sequence GTGTGGCAAGCCCTGACCGAAGCTGGGGTCACGCTGGTCCCTCGTGGTGTCGACCGTGTCGAACTGAGCTACGCGGGCGCCCGCGCCCTACTGACTGTCGTTTCATCGCCGACGCCACTGAGCCCCAGCAACATCGCGTCGTTGACCAGCCGTCATCCAGAACGGTGTCTGATCGTTGTCCCGGCGGCTTCACCGGCCGTGCGGCAAGCGGTCGATGAAGCCGACTGGTCATGGTTGGTCGATACCGGGCAGCAGGTGACCGGCACCGTACGCGTCAACGGGGTGAAAGTAGTGCTGCGTTCTCCGCCGCAAGCTGCCACGCGACCCGCCAAGCGGGGTCCGGTGCCGTGGGGCACCCTCACTCTGGTCCGCAGAATGCTCCAGCGCCCGTACGCCAGCCAGCGGGAACTGGCCGCCCTCGCTGGCGTTTCCCAGCCGCGCGTCTCGCAGGCCCTGAACGTCCTGGCTGACCAAGAACTCGTCCGTCGTACCCCCAATGGATGGGTCGTGCGGGACATCGATGAGGCAATACGTTGGTGGTTGGAGTCCTATCCCGGGCCGGGCGGAATCAGCACCCGGTGGTACGGGATGGCGTCAGCAGTTGAGCAGGCTCGGACGGTTGTCGCGCTGGTCGGGGCGACTGACCCGACTGCCGTCGTGGTCTCCGGCGATGTCGGTGCAGACGTCATCGCTCCCTGGCGCGCCCCCATCCGTGCGGTTCTCTATGGCCGAACCGGAGCGAATCTGGAGGACGCCGGCCTCGTCCCCGCCGGGGGCGATGAGGCAACCCTGGAGTTCAACGTCCCGAGGGACCCGGGCCTGTGGCAGCCTTCCGGCTCGGCGACGCCAGTCACGAACAGCCTCCCGCTGGCCGACCCGCTGCAGATCCTGTGGGACGTGCGGCGTTCGCCGGGCCCCGACAGCGAGGAAGCGGCGCATCGCGTGTGGGACGTTCTACGCCGTCGTCATCGTGACCGAAGGGATGTGGCATGA
- a CDS encoding DUF3427 domain-containing protein encodes MTDHDQGIYEHLITRELANRLQHVDPALVQHHKLDPADAPDALARHIAALAHRALHAVPSGDDKLRHQIELANRIADAIAGESPQASTPQDQITDARHLLHAIAAPPTPPAQPAFPQRPTTPLSTGALLVNGRHQPRIGHEVTHEMASAEQVDLLCAFIKWYGLRIVEPAIRELIARGGKLRVITTTYLGATDQRALDRLAELGAEIKVSYETRTTRLHAKAWLFRRNNGMTTAYVGSSNLSKTALIDGVEWNVRVSNVEQPHVIDTFTATFEDYWNDPAFEDYDASRDAERLRNALSGERREDSPTQIANLDVRPYPYQAEILADLDAERQVHGRHRNLVVMATGTGKTVVAALDFRRLHRNNQVDSLLFVAHQEQILTQSLATFRQVMLDGSFGETLVGGKTPTRWRHVFASIQSLHRREIDPEAYDMVIVDEFHHAEAPTYARLLERLQPRVLLGLTATPDRADGRDVRRWFDGRVAVELHLWEALERQLLAPFQYFGLHDDVDLSRLRWKRGQGYDLGELDGLYTGNDARARLVLKAVRDTVDVDRMRALGFCVSIAHARYMAEWFTRHGVPSAAVTSHVDRLAQHDLLREFKAGKLRVLFTVDLFNEGVDLPMVDTILMLRPTESATIFLQQLGRGLRLDDDKPCLTVLDFIGGQHANFRFDLRWRALTGVSRREIRDAVEQDFPSLPSGCHIQLDPVTRKVVLDNLRTVMPTSKNGLLAELRHLGDVSFAEFLRETGVEIEDVYRSATVGGWTGLRRLAGLESSTPGPDDRELGRAIGRMLHLDDPDRLDLLTQMAAGERPGAGRLWDMLHFDLWGPNAPLSSRDERLARLWAEPARCAELRQVAEVLRERIHRVTPQPLSAEVPLRVHARYSRNEACAAFGMPNPGSLREGVKWLPDAQADLFFVTLVKSEQHYSPTTMYADRAITDSLFQWESQSTTSSASATGQRYIHHASRGSTVHLFVRETRVADRDLGAPAYLYAGPMTYQKHTGDRPMRIIWRLAHALPADVYATARTIAA; translated from the coding sequence GTGACGGATCATGATCAGGGCATTTACGAGCACCTCATCACCCGCGAGCTGGCCAATCGCCTCCAGCACGTCGACCCCGCCCTCGTCCAGCACCACAAGCTCGACCCCGCGGACGCCCCCGACGCCCTCGCCCGTCACATCGCCGCCCTGGCCCACCGCGCCCTACACGCCGTACCCAGCGGCGACGACAAGCTCCGCCACCAGATCGAACTGGCCAACCGCATCGCCGACGCCATAGCCGGCGAGAGCCCGCAGGCGTCGACACCACAGGACCAGATCACCGACGCCAGGCACCTCCTGCACGCCATCGCCGCCCCACCCACCCCACCCGCACAGCCAGCCTTCCCCCAACGCCCCACCACCCCGCTCTCCACCGGCGCACTCCTGGTCAACGGCCGCCACCAGCCGCGCATTGGCCACGAGGTCACCCACGAGATGGCGTCGGCCGAGCAGGTCGACCTGCTCTGCGCGTTCATCAAGTGGTACGGCCTGCGCATCGTCGAACCCGCCATCCGCGAGCTGATCGCCCGGGGCGGCAAGCTGCGCGTCATCACCACCACCTACCTCGGCGCGACCGATCAGCGGGCCCTCGACCGGCTCGCCGAGTTGGGCGCCGAGATCAAGGTGTCCTACGAGACCAGGACCACCCGACTGCACGCCAAGGCGTGGCTGTTCCGGCGCAACAACGGCATGACCACCGCGTACGTTGGATCGTCGAACCTGTCGAAGACCGCGCTGATTGACGGTGTTGAGTGGAACGTGCGCGTCTCCAACGTCGAGCAGCCGCACGTCATCGACACGTTCACTGCCACGTTCGAGGACTACTGGAACGATCCGGCGTTCGAGGACTACGACGCCAGCAGGGACGCGGAGCGGCTGCGCAACGCCCTCAGCGGGGAGCGGCGCGAGGACTCGCCGACGCAGATCGCCAACCTGGACGTGCGGCCGTACCCGTACCAGGCGGAGATCCTCGCCGACCTGGACGCGGAGCGGCAGGTGCACGGCCGGCACCGGAACCTGGTGGTGATGGCGACCGGCACCGGCAAGACGGTCGTCGCGGCGCTGGACTTCCGGCGCCTGCACCGCAACAACCAGGTCGACTCGTTGCTCTTCGTCGCCCACCAGGAGCAGATCCTCACCCAGAGCCTGGCGACGTTCCGCCAGGTCATGCTCGACGGCAGCTTCGGCGAGACGCTGGTCGGGGGCAAGACCCCGACCAGGTGGCGGCACGTCTTCGCCTCCATCCAGTCGCTACACAGGCGGGAGATCGACCCCGAGGCGTACGACATGGTGATCGTCGACGAGTTCCACCACGCGGAGGCACCGACGTACGCCCGGCTGTTGGAGCGGCTTCAGCCGCGCGTACTGCTGGGGCTGACGGCGACCCCCGACCGGGCCGACGGTCGGGATGTGCGGCGCTGGTTCGACGGTCGCGTGGCGGTGGAGCTGCACCTGTGGGAGGCGTTGGAGCGGCAGTTGCTCGCGCCGTTCCAGTATTTCGGGCTGCATGACGACGTGGACCTGTCGCGGCTGCGCTGGAAGCGCGGCCAGGGGTACGACCTCGGCGAGCTTGACGGCCTCTACACCGGCAACGACGCGCGGGCGCGGCTGGTGCTGAAGGCGGTACGCGACACGGTCGACGTGGATCGGATGCGGGCGCTCGGGTTCTGCGTGAGCATCGCCCACGCCCGCTACATGGCGGAGTGGTTCACCCGGCACGGCGTGCCGTCGGCGGCGGTGACCTCTCACGTGGATCGACTCGCTCAGCATGATCTGCTGCGGGAGTTCAAGGCCGGCAAGCTGCGGGTGCTCTTCACCGTCGACCTGTTCAACGAGGGTGTCGACCTGCCGATGGTCGACACGATCCTGATGCTGCGGCCCACCGAGAGCGCCACGATCTTCCTTCAGCAGCTCGGCCGTGGGCTGCGCCTGGACGACGACAAGCCCTGCCTGACGGTGCTGGACTTCATCGGCGGGCAGCATGCCAATTTCCGCTTCGACCTGCGCTGGCGCGCGCTGACCGGGGTCAGCCGCCGGGAGATCAGGGACGCCGTCGAGCAGGACTTCCCGTCGCTGCCCAGCGGCTGCCACATCCAGTTGGACCCGGTCACCCGCAAGGTCGTGCTCGACAACCTGCGTACCGTCATGCCGACGTCGAAGAACGGCCTGCTGGCGGAGCTGCGGCACCTCGGGGACGTCAGCTTCGCCGAGTTCCTGCGGGAGACCGGCGTGGAGATCGAGGACGTGTACCGGTCGGCGACCGTCGGCGGATGGACCGGGCTGCGCCGGCTCGCCGGGCTGGAGTCATCGACGCCGGGGCCGGACGACCGGGAGTTGGGCCGGGCCATCGGGCGGATGCTGCACCTCGACGACCCGGACCGCCTCGACCTGCTGACCCAGATGGCGGCGGGTGAGCGGCCGGGTGCCGGGCGGCTCTGGGACATGCTGCACTTCGACCTCTGGGGGCCGAACGCACCACTGTCCTCGCGGGACGAGCGGCTGGCGCGGCTCTGGGCGGAGCCGGCCCGCTGCGCCGAGCTGCGGCAGGTGGCCGAGGTGCTGCGCGAGCGGATCCACCGGGTCACGCCGCAGCCGCTGTCGGCGGAGGTGCCGCTGCGGGTACACGCCCGCTACAGCCGCAACGAGGCGTGTGCCGCCTTCGGGATGCCGAACCCGGGTTCGCTGCGGGAGGGGGTGAAGTGGCTGCCGGACGCCCAGGCGGACCTCTTCTTCGTCACCCTGGTCAAGTCGGAGCAGCACTACTCCCCCACCACCATGTACGCCGACCGGGCCATCACCGACAGCCTGTTCCAGTGGGAGTCGCAGAGCACCACGTCGTCGGCCTCGGCGACCGGGCAGCGCTACATCCACCACGCCTCGCGCGGCTCGACTGTGCACCTCTTCGTCCGCGAGACCCGGGTCGCGGACCGGGACCTGGGCGCGCCCGCCTACCTCTACGCCGGCCCGATGACCTATCAGAAGCACACCGGCGACCGGCCCATGCGCATCATCTGGCGACTGGCACACGCCCTCCCCGCCGACGTGTACGCCACCGCCCGAACCATCGCCGCATGA
- the dpdE gene encoding protein DpdE — MPSDPRPSIAPGQFLQHPSIPGIARVNARVGMTVEVEAFESVAEPVAATWALPISECRPVILPAETRVFWRDAGTGMWHTGRVVAGGPDDYAVRLPNREFDVLVSSAELRVRWHRPVRSPIEVLAVRANESPYYRRARLPMLRSLVSQRAASANFSALVSSAIEIYPHQIDAALTVLTDPVQRYLLADEVGLGKTIEAGLVIRQHLIDHPTARIAVLAPDILRRQWSSELRTKFFTEDFPHAEIRIGQHEIPDRWNEYHRFDLVVIDEVHNLTRAGNPHDEPYPQLAALAHAVPRLILLSATPATARPELHLSLLHLLDPQMYGWADLEQFRQRFADRRRLANAVHGLNADLEILLPDVLLEIAEMIPDDATFTRLAQNVRQFLTEDDELRDEADRPGLAGVLEVLRAHISETYRLHRRMIRHRRTQVLRMTDDELLPFEVSGRRRPDALTLGDQRADLAYQALLGWQQRVARWLLDHDDDQRTQGYGQVLAVLASRADELSDDLADALRWRLDGETAAADRAGLSAAERALLRQAPLLPFERQTLTELVDVTSAAPRLNGLAQAVKGRQRPVVFCGPGQLADDLGAVLARRTGWTVLRHSRTRTAAEVAVDLDRWRAGGTLLLVDGTGEDGLNLQDADVVVHLRLPWSPNRLEQRLGRVDRFAGFFGASGEPAAQYCETGGNADESFVAAWRELLIQSFGAFDGSLSALQDMLDELQAHAWEMALHEGPTAMTALADKITAAIARERREIEAMDALESIHHATLGVRVAKSIGRMEEGWPQHERALRALVHGASGGLRLTVEPDSGQVVTIGFDQRNPPLISPLILAQEGGRLPADSMTGAFNRNVSLRRPGVRLFRIGNPLIELLAAVVAIDDRGQASALWRPGRSQESVHFGFDVMMEADLDAALSHPAAGDEARHAIRRQADLLLPPFLDRIWLDAAGVQVTDEALLRWLNAPYPHQRDVNLNSNRITPLLNSFGGTERFAAAARRAEATARDLVAQGDRVRDRTAAAYEEGNRTLAVQRAQALARQTAGRLLSDTESYVADVALSDLLVDGLRTPKIRVIAAICVVGGNMWGALHVPR; from the coding sequence ATGCCGTCGGATCCCCGTCCGAGCATCGCTCCTGGCCAGTTCTTACAACATCCGAGCATACCGGGTATCGCCAGGGTTAATGCCCGAGTCGGCATGACCGTGGAGGTTGAGGCGTTCGAATCGGTGGCTGAGCCAGTAGCAGCCACCTGGGCACTGCCGATCAGTGAGTGTCGGCCGGTCATCTTGCCGGCGGAGACCCGGGTCTTCTGGCGGGACGCCGGAACCGGTATGTGGCATACCGGTCGAGTGGTCGCTGGCGGGCCGGATGATTACGCCGTTCGGCTCCCTAACCGTGAGTTCGACGTGCTGGTGTCGAGCGCCGAATTGCGGGTGCGCTGGCATAGGCCAGTACGATCCCCCATCGAAGTGTTGGCCGTACGGGCGAACGAATCCCCGTACTACCGGAGGGCTCGGCTACCCATGCTGCGCAGCCTGGTCAGCCAACGCGCAGCCTCGGCGAACTTCTCAGCGCTGGTATCCTCCGCCATCGAAATCTACCCACACCAGATCGACGCGGCGCTTACCGTGCTGACCGATCCTGTGCAACGCTATTTGCTGGCTGACGAGGTGGGCCTAGGTAAGACCATCGAAGCCGGGCTGGTCATCCGGCAGCATCTAATCGACCATCCGACCGCCCGAATCGCTGTTCTCGCCCCCGACATCCTGCGTCGGCAATGGAGCAGCGAACTCCGCACAAAGTTTTTCACCGAGGACTTCCCTCATGCGGAGATCCGGATTGGCCAGCATGAAATACCGGACCGTTGGAACGAGTATCACCGGTTCGACTTAGTGGTCATCGACGAGGTGCACAACCTCACCCGGGCCGGCAACCCCCATGACGAGCCGTACCCGCAACTGGCGGCCCTGGCCCATGCCGTTCCCCGGTTGATCTTGCTGTCGGCGACGCCGGCCACCGCTCGCCCAGAGTTGCACCTGAGCCTACTGCACCTGCTTGATCCCCAGATGTACGGGTGGGCGGATCTTGAACAGTTCCGACAGCGCTTCGCCGATCGGCGGCGACTAGCCAACGCTGTTCATGGGCTCAACGCCGATCTCGAGATCCTGTTGCCGGATGTGCTGTTGGAAATCGCGGAAATGATCCCCGACGATGCCACCTTCACTCGCCTTGCCCAAAACGTCCGCCAGTTCCTCACCGAAGACGACGAGTTGCGCGACGAGGCCGACCGGCCGGGGTTGGCCGGCGTCCTGGAGGTGCTACGCGCGCATATCAGCGAAACCTACCGGCTTCACCGGCGGATGATTCGGCACCGTCGGACGCAGGTGCTGCGCATGACCGACGACGAGCTATTGCCGTTTGAGGTCAGCGGTCGTCGCCGCCCTGACGCCCTGACGTTGGGCGATCAGCGGGCGGACCTCGCCTACCAGGCACTGCTGGGTTGGCAGCAGCGGGTGGCCCGGTGGCTGCTGGACCACGATGACGACCAACGCACACAAGGGTATGGCCAGGTGCTGGCGGTGCTTGCTAGCCGGGCCGACGAACTGTCCGACGACCTTGCTGACGCGCTGCGGTGGCGGCTCGACGGCGAGACGGCCGCCGCCGACCGAGCCGGCCTGTCAGCGGCCGAGCGGGCATTGTTGCGGCAGGCACCGCTGCTACCGTTCGAACGTCAGACACTGACCGAGTTGGTCGACGTCACCAGTGCCGCGCCGCGCCTCAACGGCTTGGCCCAAGCAGTAAAGGGCCGGCAACGGCCGGTCGTATTCTGCGGTCCGGGCCAGTTGGCTGACGACCTTGGGGCGGTGTTAGCCCGACGGACCGGGTGGACGGTACTGCGGCATAGCCGCACCCGTACGGCCGCCGAGGTTGCCGTTGACCTGGACCGTTGGCGCGCTGGGGGGACGCTCCTGCTCGTTGATGGCACCGGAGAGGACGGGCTCAACCTGCAGGACGCCGATGTTGTCGTTCATTTGCGGCTTCCTTGGTCGCCTAATCGGCTGGAGCAGCGACTGGGCCGGGTGGACCGGTTCGCCGGGTTCTTTGGCGCAAGCGGCGAGCCCGCTGCCCAGTACTGCGAAACGGGCGGCAACGCGGACGAGTCGTTCGTCGCGGCTTGGCGTGAGTTGCTGATACAATCATTCGGCGCATTCGACGGTTCGTTGTCGGCCCTGCAAGACATGTTGGACGAGTTGCAGGCTCATGCCTGGGAGATGGCCCTGCACGAGGGACCGACGGCAATGACGGCACTCGCTGATAAGATCACCGCTGCGATTGCGCGCGAGCGCCGGGAAATAGAGGCGATGGACGCGCTGGAGTCCATCCATCACGCCACGCTCGGGGTGCGCGTGGCTAAGAGTATCGGCCGGATGGAGGAAGGCTGGCCGCAGCACGAGCGCGCCCTGCGTGCACTGGTCCATGGCGCCAGCGGTGGCCTGCGGCTGACGGTCGAGCCCGACAGTGGGCAGGTAGTCACGATCGGATTCGACCAACGGAATCCACCCCTCATCTCACCGCTGATCCTGGCTCAGGAAGGCGGTCGCTTGCCGGCCGACAGCATGACCGGGGCGTTTAACCGCAACGTCAGCCTGCGCCGGCCCGGGGTGCGACTGTTCCGCATCGGCAACCCCCTCATCGAGCTACTCGCCGCCGTGGTGGCCATCGACGACCGGGGGCAGGCCTCCGCGCTATGGCGCCCGGGACGATCGCAGGAATCAGTTCACTTTGGTTTTGACGTGATGATGGAAGCCGACTTGGACGCTGCGCTCTCCCACCCGGCGGCGGGCGACGAAGCCCGACATGCCATCCGGCGTCAGGCCGACCTGCTACTGCCGCCGTTCTTGGACCGCATCTGGTTGGACGCCGCCGGTGTGCAGGTCACCGATGAGGCTTTGCTGCGTTGGTTGAACGCCCCGTATCCACACCAGCGAGACGTCAACCTCAACTCTAATCGAATCACCCCGCTGTTGAACAGTTTCGGCGGCACTGAGCGCTTCGCCGCCGCCGCTCGCCGTGCCGAGGCCACTGCCCGGGATCTGGTTGCCCAGGGCGATCGCGTACGTGACCGGACTGCCGCAGCTTACGAGGAAGGCAATAGAACACTGGCTGTCCAACGGGCGCAGGCACTGGCACGGCAGACCGCTGGCCGACTGCTATCAGACACCGAGAGTTACGTCGCCGACGTCGCGCTGAGCGATCTCCTTGTCGATGGCTTGCGCACGCCGAAGATCAGGGTTATTGCCGCGATATGTGTCGTCGGAGGCAATATGTGGGGAGCCCTGCATGTCCCACGATAA
- the dpdF gene encoding protein DpdF encodes MSHDNWATAQSIWRAWPHGHADIPAAGTCRRLRDALTGISRGTARWRDVIALTRQVLLEHHARTDVQSSLVVPLDPALPSARQWESARCTTLATKDGLRVSAEPWAPPSDETAKTDLRQVYAGASSRALTVPADPFWTEALGPRFTHYTSKGQRQAARTAATAPPGATVIACLPTGQGKTEVAWASALPATRHGGVAVMVVPTVVLALDMERRLRQHLHECGDAVGAVRTYAYTGGQDHATKEAIRRDIRSGQQRVVIAAPEALMTGLNSALDAAAAAGHLTHLVIDEAHIVEQWGNDFRPEFQSIAAKRRFWLDQSPPGRQVVTVAMSATLTAAQVQTLTSTFGGPGPVEVVWASHTRPEPIYLVHEFGDRDERDAAVLEAVGALPRPLILYTTTREDAELWCDRLDRAGFGRFTRLTGESTEAERRVVIAGWRGEDVTGAPADTRFDVVVGTSAFGLGVDMPNVRTVVHACLPETIDRYYQEVGRGGRDGRPCVAYLATAPGDLNLAERVNHMILIGDDRGWLRWQAMRSKARWLPDSRLEIDLVQLPPHLRDESARNIQWNVKLLNLMERAELIRQEAPAQRQDRSETTTPVGGHPVLRVVAELKGRLNDRAYFEEVFTAQRDRMQEQQRAALRQLSTLVRGDGCVANVLAEHYRVPWDGGALTTAPFCRSCPYCRRTGQVAGSNGLRRRGAEPWPDNARWPAPPDPLARYRGGGPLLSIAWSQHSHFEDLVPDLIEALARRGYVVVGGPAVTVGAVHRAQRRAAPSPIILDSDSSMLNAYEGPLVWLLDDAQAPLPAALTVRLAGPEPTYLVHPAELPDPHRLDTPLRYMNRSISLDILVRDSAW; translated from the coding sequence ATGTCCCACGATAATTGGGCCACCGCTCAGTCAATTTGGCGGGCGTGGCCACACGGCCACGCCGACATTCCGGCTGCTGGCACCTGTCGGCGACTGCGCGATGCGCTGACCGGGATTTCCCGCGGTACGGCCCGATGGCGGGACGTTATCGCACTGACCCGTCAGGTGCTACTGGAACACCACGCCCGCACCGACGTCCAGTCGTCGCTGGTGGTACCTCTGGATCCTGCGCTGCCAAGCGCCCGGCAGTGGGAGTCGGCGCGCTGCACGACATTGGCCACCAAGGACGGGCTGCGAGTCAGCGCTGAGCCATGGGCTCCTCCCAGTGATGAGACCGCCAAGACCGACCTGCGCCAGGTTTACGCCGGCGCTTCCAGCCGTGCACTAACCGTTCCGGCGGATCCCTTCTGGACCGAGGCGCTGGGTCCACGGTTTACCCATTACACCTCCAAAGGGCAGCGCCAGGCCGCGCGTACCGCGGCTACGGCGCCGCCCGGCGCCACCGTCATCGCCTGTCTGCCGACGGGTCAAGGCAAGACCGAGGTGGCGTGGGCGAGCGCGTTACCGGCGACGCGACACGGTGGCGTGGCGGTGATGGTGGTACCGACCGTGGTCCTAGCCCTAGATATGGAGCGGCGACTTCGCCAACATCTGCATGAGTGCGGTGACGCCGTGGGGGCGGTGCGCACGTACGCCTACACCGGCGGCCAGGACCACGCGACCAAGGAGGCGATCCGCCGCGACATCCGCTCAGGCCAACAGCGCGTGGTAATCGCCGCTCCCGAGGCGCTGATGACCGGCCTGAACAGCGCATTGGACGCCGCTGCTGCAGCCGGTCACCTGACACACTTGGTAATCGACGAGGCGCACATCGTCGAGCAGTGGGGCAACGACTTCCGGCCAGAGTTCCAGTCGATCGCCGCCAAGCGCCGCTTCTGGCTGGACCAGTCTCCGCCCGGCCGGCAGGTGGTGACCGTGGCTATGAGCGCCACACTCACCGCCGCACAGGTTCAGACCCTGACCAGCACCTTCGGCGGCCCCGGACCGGTGGAGGTGGTCTGGGCATCGCACACCCGACCTGAGCCGATTTACCTGGTCCACGAGTTCGGCGATCGTGATGAGCGTGACGCGGCGGTGCTGGAGGCAGTCGGCGCCTTGCCCCGACCGCTGATCCTCTACACCACCACCCGCGAGGACGCCGAACTGTGGTGCGACCGATTGGACCGGGCGGGCTTCGGCCGGTTCACCCGGCTAACGGGGGAGTCCACCGAGGCGGAGCGACGCGTGGTGATTGCGGGATGGCGTGGTGAGGACGTCACCGGAGCACCGGCCGACACTCGGTTCGACGTCGTCGTTGGCACCTCAGCGTTCGGTCTGGGCGTGGACATGCCCAACGTCCGCACGGTCGTGCACGCCTGTCTACCCGAGACCATCGACCGCTACTACCAGGAAGTGGGGCGCGGGGGCCGAGACGGCCGCCCCTGCGTGGCGTACCTGGCAACGGCGCCCGGCGACCTGAATCTGGCCGAGCGGGTTAATCACATGATCCTGATCGGCGACGACCGCGGCTGGCTACGGTGGCAAGCAATGCGCAGCAAGGCGCGGTGGCTGCCGGATAGCAGGTTGGAGATCGACCTGGTCCAGCTACCGCCGCACTTGCGCGACGAGTCCGCCCGCAACATCCAGTGGAACGTCAAGCTGCTTAACCTGATGGAGCGGGCCGAGCTGATCCGCCAGGAGGCGCCGGCTCAGCGACAGGACAGGAGCGAGACCACCACGCCAGTGGGTGGCCACCCCGTACTGCGAGTAGTCGCCGAACTAAAGGGCCGACTCAACGACCGCGCCTACTTCGAGGAAGTGTTCACCGCACAGCGCGACCGGATGCAGGAGCAGCAGCGCGCCGCGCTGCGCCAACTGTCCACCCTGGTTAGGGGAGACGGCTGCGTCGCGAACGTCTTGGCCGAGCACTATCGGGTGCCGTGGGACGGCGGGGCGCTGACGACCGCGCCATTCTGCCGCAGTTGTCCCTACTGCCGTCGCACAGGCCAAGTCGCCGGCTCCAACGGCCTGCGCCGGCGCGGGGCCGAACCCTGGCCGGATAACGCCCGCTGGCCTGCGCCGCCCGACCCGCTAGCCAGGTATCGGGGTGGTGGTCCACTACTGAGCATCGCTTGGTCCCAGCATTCCCACTTCGAGGACCTGGTGCCGGACCTGATTGAGGCGTTGGCCCGCCGTGGTTATGTCGTGGTGGGCGGCCCCGCCGTGACCGTAGGGGCGGTGCACCGAGCGCAGCGTCGGGCCGCACCGAGCCCAATCATCCTGGACAGCGACAGCAGCATGCTCAACGCGTACGAAGGCCCACTCGTCTGGTTGCTGGATGACGCTCAGGCGCCGCTGCCGGCGGCGTTGACCGTACGCCTGGCCGGTCCTGAGCCGACCTACCTGGTGCATCCGGCCGAGCTACCGGATCCGCACCGGCTGGATACGCCGTTGCGCTACATGAACAGGTCAATCTCGCTCGACATCCTGGTAAGGGACTCCGCATGGTAG
- the dpdG gene encoding protein DpdG yields the protein MVALINVESSLPRPLWALVRHLASQPRKRQRLSDSEAILSPPSLIPGGDKQRTFDRAVRTAEEFGLVERIEENLVLSADAEAVGREDIEAFHDLLRRRVLTRVDADTLATDASLTQGKDLLRSLCWFLTLGSQLTRVTANTFGIEQHNVLSEDLGNPLQNKERWNGFTYWAPALGFADAPLLPYGGARALVPDCTRAVRRTVRQKWRSGTRLAAREFVDGLLEALPALPGGRFSLALGLEPGSHDVSATLSFALQRGREEGWLILSAPSDATGGVQFSDPRAASGVGRFTDVEIGADVNV from the coding sequence ATGGTAGCGCTGATAAATGTCGAATCGTCGCTTCCTCGGCCCCTGTGGGCGTTGGTCCGTCACCTCGCCAGCCAGCCGCGCAAGCGGCAGCGACTGTCCGACTCCGAGGCCATCCTCAGCCCGCCAAGCTTAATTCCCGGGGGCGACAAGCAGCGGACCTTCGACCGGGCCGTGCGCACAGCCGAGGAGTTTGGCCTGGTCGAACGGATCGAGGAGAACCTCGTGCTGTCCGCCGATGCGGAGGCGGTCGGCCGCGAGGACATCGAGGCCTTCCACGATCTGCTGCGCCGGCGCGTGCTCACTCGGGTCGACGCCGACACATTGGCCACCGACGCGTCGCTGACCCAGGGCAAGGACCTCCTGCGGTCGTTGTGCTGGTTTCTAACACTAGGTAGCCAACTGACCCGAGTGACGGCGAACACCTTCGGCATCGAGCAACACAACGTGCTGTCCGAGGATCTCGGCAACCCACTGCAGAACAAAGAGCGGTGGAACGGCTTTACCTACTGGGCGCCGGCTCTGGGGTTCGCTGACGCACCACTGTTGCCTTATGGCGGGGCACGGGCGCTGGTGCCCGACTGCACGCGGGCGGTACGGCGCACGGTGCGGCAGAAGTGGCGGTCTGGTACCCGACTGGCCGCCCGCGAATTCGTCGACGGGCTGCTCGAGGCGCTGCCTGCGCTGCCTGGTGGGCGGTTCAGTCTGGCGCTGGGTCTCGAACCGGGTTCGCATGACGTTTCGGCCACACTGTCGTTCGCGCTGCAACGGGGCCGTGAAGAGGGCTGGTTGATATTGAGCGCGCCCTCGGATGCCACCGGCGGCGTCCAGTTCAGCGACCCGCGCGCCGCCAGTGGAGTAGGCCGGTTCACCGACGTCGAGATTGGAGCAGACGTTAATGTCTGA